One region of Methanosphaera cuniculi genomic DNA includes:
- a CDS encoding 30S ribosomal protein S13 has product MAEQEFRHMVRITRKDVDGNKTIASALTEIKGIGKAFAIAICKVADLDQDAQIGYIDDESVKKIEDVLENPQEFGIPEWFLNRRNDYETGETKHLIESDLNMTLRDDLNRMKMIRSYKGKRHEVGLPVRGQRTKSTFRHGSSVGVSRTRPGQ; this is encoded by the coding sequence ATGGCTGAACAAGAATTTAGACATATGGTTCGTATAACTCGTAAAGACGTTGACGGAAACAAAACAATAGCTTCTGCATTAACCGAAATTAAAGGTATTGGAAAAGCTTTTGCTATTGCAATATGTAAAGTAGCTGATCTAGATCAAGATGCACAAATTGGATACATTGATGATGAATCAGTAAAAAAAATAGAAGATGTTCTTGAAAACCCTCAAGAATTTGGAATTCCTGAATGGTTCTTAAACAGAAGAAACGACTATGAAACAGGAGAAACCAAACACTTAATTGAATCTGATTTAAACATGACCTTACGTGATGATCTTAACCGTATGAAAATGATCAGAAGTTACAAAGGTAAAAGACACGAAGTTGGTCTTCCAGTACGTGGTCAAAGAACAAAATCAACATTTAGACACGGATCTTCTGTTGGTGTAAGTAGAACAAGACCTGGTCAATAG